In Paraburkholderia flava, one genomic interval encodes:
- a CDS encoding CaiB/BaiF CoA transferase family protein encodes MGALSHLRVLDLTRVLAGPWCAQTLADFGADVIKVERPGVGDDTRHWGPPYLKTPGGEDTHEAAYYLAANRNKRSVTVDIATPEGQKIVRELAAHSDVVLENYKVGQLKKYGLDYDSLKAVKPDLVYCSVTGFGQTGPYAQRAGYDFIVQGIGGFMSITGERDALPGGGPQKAGVAIADLMTGMYSTVAVLTALAHRDRTGEGQYIDMALLDVQVAMLANMNSNFLASGNAPARWGNAHPNIVPYQTFQTSDSWIIVAVGNDGQFRKFVEAGGRAELADDDRFATNPARVRNRDVLVPILAEMVRTRGKLEWIGALEAAGVPCGPINDLEEVFDNEQVIARGLQVDLPHPSGGTVKLVRNPVNMSATPPQARSHPPTLGEHTDEILRDVLGYDDARIAALRGQSVI; translated from the coding sequence ATGGGTGCACTCAGTCATCTCCGCGTGCTCGATCTCACCCGCGTGCTCGCGGGTCCGTGGTGCGCACAGACGCTCGCCGATTTCGGCGCCGACGTGATCAAGGTCGAACGGCCGGGTGTCGGCGACGATACGCGTCACTGGGGGCCGCCCTACCTGAAAACGCCCGGCGGCGAGGACACTCACGAGGCCGCGTACTACCTCGCGGCGAACCGCAACAAGCGCTCGGTAACCGTCGACATCGCGACGCCCGAAGGGCAGAAGATCGTCCGTGAACTGGCCGCGCACAGCGACGTCGTGCTCGAGAACTACAAGGTCGGTCAGCTGAAAAAGTACGGGCTCGACTACGACTCGCTGAAAGCGGTGAAGCCTGACCTCGTGTACTGCTCGGTGACGGGCTTCGGCCAGACTGGTCCGTACGCGCAGCGCGCGGGCTACGACTTCATCGTCCAGGGTATCGGCGGCTTCATGAGCATCACCGGCGAGCGCGACGCGCTGCCGGGCGGCGGTCCGCAGAAAGCAGGCGTCGCGATCGCCGATCTGATGACCGGCATGTACTCGACGGTCGCCGTGCTCACCGCGCTCGCGCATCGCGACCGCACGGGCGAAGGCCAGTACATCGACATGGCGCTGCTCGACGTGCAGGTCGCGATGCTCGCGAACATGAACTCGAATTTCCTCGCGAGCGGCAATGCGCCCGCGCGCTGGGGCAACGCGCATCCGAACATCGTGCCGTACCAGACGTTCCAGACCAGCGACAGCTGGATCATCGTCGCGGTCGGCAACGACGGACAGTTCCGCAAGTTCGTCGAAGCGGGCGGCCGCGCCGAACTCGCCGACGACGACCGCTTCGCGACTAACCCCGCACGCGTGCGCAACCGCGACGTGCTCGTGCCGATCCTCGCGGAGATGGTGCGCACGCGCGGCAAGCTCGAATGGATCGGGGCGCTCGAGGCGGCCGGCGTGCCGTGCGGGCCGATCAACGATCTGGAAGAGGTGTTCGACAACGAGCAGGTGATCGCGCGCGGGTTGCAGGTCGATCTGCCGCATCCGTCGGGCGGCACGGTGAAGCTGGTGCGCAATCCGGTGAACATGAGCGCGACGCCGCCGCAGGCCCGCTCGCATCCGCCGACGCTCGGCGAACATACCGACGAAATTCTGCGCGATGTGCTCGGTTACGACGATGCGCGGATCGCCGCGTTGCGGGGCCAGTCGGTGATTTGA
- the alaS gene encoding alanine--tRNA ligase, translating to MKAAEIREKFLKFFESKGHTIVRSSSLVPGNDPTLLFTNSGMVQFKDVFLGAESRPYARATTSQRSVRAGGKHNDLENVGYTARHHTFFEMLGNFSFGDYFKRDAIHYAWELLTGVYQLPKEKLWVTVYHEDDEAHDIWAKEVGVPVERIIRIGDNKGARYASDNFWQMADVGPCGPCSEIFYDHGPDVWGGPPGSPEEDGDRYIEIWNLVFMQFSRDAQGNMTPLPKQCVDTGMGLERIAAVLQHVHSNYEIDLFQALIKAASRETGVTDLTNNSLKVIADHIRACSFLIVDGVIPGNEGRGYVLRRIVRRAIRHGYKLGRKGAFFNRLVPDLVAQMGAAYPELKEAEARVTDVLRQEEERFFETIEHGMSILEGALADLDAKGLKTLDGELAFKLHDTYGFPLDLTADVCRERGITVDEPAFDDAMARQRDQARAAGKFKMAQGLEYSGAKTTFHGYDEIVFDDAKVVALYVDGASVKAVENGQQAVVVLDHTPFYAESGGQVGDQGVLANASVRFAVADTLKVQADVTGHHGTLEQGTLKVGDVVKAEIDAVRRARTVRNHSATHLMHKALREVLGSHVQQKGSLVDPEKTRFDFAHNAPMTDDQIRRVEAIVNAEVVANAPGIVRVMPYDDAVKGGAMALFGEKYGDEVRVLDLGFSRELCGGTHVSRTGDIGFFKIVAEGGVAAGIRRVEAITGDNAVRYVQELDSRISEAAAALKAQPSELTQRIAQVQDQVKSLEKELGALKSKLASNQGDELVGQAVDVAGVHVLAATLEGADVKTLRETVDKLKDKLKSAAIVLASVEGGKVSLIAGVTPEASKKVKAGELVNFVAQQVGGKGGGRPDMAQAGGTDPAGLPAALAGVKGWVEGLL from the coding sequence ATGAAAGCCGCCGAAATCCGCGAGAAATTCCTCAAGTTCTTCGAATCGAAGGGCCATACGATCGTCCGCTCGTCGAGCCTCGTGCCGGGCAACGACCCGACGCTGCTCTTCACCAACTCGGGCATGGTGCAGTTCAAGGACGTCTTTCTCGGCGCGGAATCGCGGCCCTATGCGCGCGCCACGACATCGCAGCGCAGCGTACGCGCGGGCGGCAAGCACAACGACCTCGAAAACGTCGGCTACACCGCGCGGCATCACACGTTCTTCGAGATGCTGGGCAACTTCTCGTTCGGCGACTACTTCAAGCGCGACGCGATCCACTACGCGTGGGAACTGCTGACCGGCGTCTATCAGTTGCCGAAAGAAAAGCTCTGGGTCACCGTCTATCACGAGGACGACGAGGCGCACGACATCTGGGCGAAAGAAGTCGGCGTGCCGGTCGAGCGGATCATCCGCATCGGCGACAACAAGGGCGCGCGTTACGCGTCGGACAATTTCTGGCAGATGGCCGACGTCGGCCCGTGCGGCCCGTGTTCGGAAATCTTCTACGACCATGGCCCGGACGTGTGGGGCGGCCCGCCGGGATCGCCTGAAGAAGATGGCGACCGCTACATCGAGATCTGGAATCTCGTGTTCATGCAGTTCAGCCGCGACGCGCAGGGCAACATGACGCCACTGCCGAAGCAGTGCGTCGACACCGGCATGGGTCTGGAGCGTATCGCCGCCGTGCTGCAGCACGTGCACAGCAACTACGAGATCGACCTGTTCCAGGCGCTGATCAAGGCCGCCTCGCGTGAAACCGGCGTGACCGATCTGACCAACAACTCGCTGAAGGTGATCGCCGATCACATCCGCGCGTGCTCGTTCCTGATCGTCGACGGTGTGATTCCCGGCAACGAAGGGCGCGGCTACGTGCTGCGCCGGATCGTGCGCCGCGCGATCCGCCACGGCTACAAGCTCGGCCGCAAAGGCGCGTTCTTCAACCGGCTGGTGCCGGACCTCGTCGCGCAGATGGGCGCCGCGTATCCGGAGCTGAAAGAAGCCGAGGCGCGCGTGACCGACGTGCTGCGCCAGGAGGAGGAGCGCTTCTTCGAAACGATCGAGCACGGCATGTCGATCCTCGAAGGCGCGCTGGCCGATCTCGATGCAAAGGGTCTCAAGACGCTCGACGGCGAACTCGCGTTCAAGCTGCACGACACCTACGGTTTCCCGCTCGATCTGACCGCCGACGTCTGTCGCGAACGCGGCATCACCGTCGATGAACCGGCGTTCGACGATGCGATGGCGCGTCAGCGCGACCAGGCGCGCGCGGCCGGCAAGTTCAAGATGGCGCAGGGCCTCGAATACTCGGGCGCGAAGACCACGTTCCACGGCTACGACGAGATCGTGTTCGACGACGCGAAGGTCGTCGCGCTGTATGTGGACGGCGCGTCGGTGAAGGCTGTCGAGAACGGTCAACAGGCCGTCGTCGTGCTCGACCACACGCCGTTCTACGCGGAATCGGGCGGCCAGGTCGGCGACCAGGGCGTGCTCGCCAACGCGAGCGTGCGCTTCGCAGTCGCGGATACGCTGAAAGTGCAGGCCGACGTGACCGGCCATCACGGCACGCTCGAACAGGGCACGCTGAAAGTTGGCGACGTCGTGAAGGCGGAAATCGACGCGGTGCGCCGCGCCCGCACGGTGCGCAATCACTCGGCTACCCATTTGATGCACAAGGCGTTGCGCGAAGTGCTCGGCTCGCATGTGCAGCAGAAGGGCTCGCTCGTCGATCCTGAGAAGACCCGCTTCGACTTCGCGCACAACGCACCGATGACCGACGACCAGATCCGCCGCGTCGAGGCGATCGTCAACGCGGAAGTGGTCGCGAACGCGCCGGGCATCGTCCGCGTGATGCCGTACGACGACGCGGTGAAGGGCGGCGCGATGGCGCTGTTCGGCGAGAAGTACGGCGACGAAGTGCGCGTGCTCGATCTCGGCTTCTCGCGCGAACTGTGCGGCGGTACGCACGTGAGCCGCACCGGCGACATCGGCTTCTTCAAGATCGTGGCGGAAGGCGGCGTCGCGGCAGGGATTCGCCGCGTCGAGGCGATCACCGGCGACAACGCGGTGCGCTACGTGCAGGAACTCGACTCGCGCATCAGCGAAGCAGCGGCCGCATTGAAGGCGCAGCCGTCGGAACTGACGCAGCGGATCGCGCAGGTGCAGGACCAGGTGAAGTCGCTCGAAAAGGAACTCGGCGCGCTGAAGTCGAAGCTTGCGTCGAACCAGGGCGATGAACTCGTCGGCCAGGCGGTCGATGTCGCGGGCGTGCATGTGCTTGCGGCGACGCTCGAAGGCGCCGACGTGAAGACGCTGCGCGAAACCGTCGACAAGCTGAAGGACAAACTCAAGAGCGCTGCGATCGTGCTTGCGTCGGTCGAAGGCGGCAAGGTTAGTCTGATCGCGGGCGTGACGCCCGAGGCCAGCAAGAAGGTGAAGGCGGGCGAACTCGTGAACTTCGTCGCGCAGCAGGTTGGCGGCAAGGGCGGTGGACGGCCCGATATGGCGCAGGCGGGCGGTACGGATCCGGCGGGGTTGCCGGCGGCGCTTGCGGGTGTGAAGGGTTGGGTCGAAGGGCTGCTTTAA
- a CDS encoding LysR family transcriptional regulator: MDLAALTIFRAVVRENGITRAAAKLNRVQSNVTTRIRQLEEQLGTELFTRDGRRLVLTPAGETLLPYAERLLALADEARHAVRENRPNGRLRLGTMESVAASRLPSLLARYHQTWPDVALELETGTTGRLIERVREFEVDAALIATPLDGGLPGEPFETLPVFREELVMLTPRGHRPIREARDIALSTLVAFERGCAYRSYVERWYTQNNLRPARVLELGSYHAIVACVAAGAGVAVAPRSVLELQPQMNDIAIHSLGALGKIDTLLIWRRGHFSAALNALRSALLEDSNIGETDADAARGEGVLQPA, encoded by the coding sequence ATGGACCTCGCCGCCTTGACCATTTTCCGCGCCGTCGTGCGCGAGAACGGCATCACGCGGGCTGCCGCGAAGCTGAACCGGGTGCAGTCGAACGTGACGACGCGCATCCGGCAGCTCGAAGAGCAGCTCGGCACGGAGCTGTTCACCCGCGACGGTCGTCGGCTGGTGCTGACGCCCGCCGGCGAAACGCTGCTGCCCTACGCCGAGCGTCTGCTCGCGCTCGCCGACGAGGCGCGTCACGCCGTCCGCGAGAATCGTCCGAACGGACGCCTGCGGCTCGGCACGATGGAAAGCGTCGCGGCGAGCCGTCTGCCGAGCCTGCTCGCGCGCTATCACCAGACGTGGCCCGACGTCGCGCTCGAACTCGAGACGGGCACGACGGGTCGGCTGATCGAACGCGTGCGTGAATTCGAGGTCGACGCGGCGCTGATCGCGACGCCGCTCGACGGCGGCCTGCCCGGCGAGCCGTTCGAAACGCTGCCGGTGTTTCGCGAGGAACTGGTGATGCTGACGCCGCGCGGTCATCGGCCGATTCGCGAGGCACGCGACATCGCGCTGTCGACGCTCGTGGCATTCGAGCGCGGTTGCGCGTATCGCAGTTACGTGGAGCGGTGGTATACGCAGAACAATTTGCGGCCGGCGCGTGTGCTCGAACTCGGTTCGTATCACGCGATCGTCGCGTGCGTCGCGGCCGGTGCGGGCGTCGCGGTCGCGCCGCGCTCGGTACTCGAGCTGCAGCCGCAGATGAACGACATCGCGATCCACTCGCTCGGCGCACTCGGGAAAATCGATACGCTGCTGATCTGGCGACGTGGGCATTTTTCGGCGGCGCTCAATGCTTTGCGCTCAGCGTTGCTTGAGGACAGCAATATTGGCGAGACTGACGCGGACGCCGCTCGCGGTGAGGGTGTGTTGCAGCCGGCGTAG
- a CDS encoding YbfB/YjiJ family MFS transporter yields the protein MTDFASASLADRSEPHAARRAALGCMIALAVVLGIGRFAFTPLLPLMLSGGMLDLRHGGWLASANYAGYFLGATTCAALRIEHARMVRAGLVLTVLLTLAMGVTSSFGVWVVVRFAAGVVSAWTFVFASQWGLRRLATLNANAWGGVIYTGPGFGIAGTGLLAGAAAGYGASVGWAAFAAIAAVLTALVWRVFVVPSRDAIARVSTTAAATPVQRINAAASASPATHRADAFWLVVLYGIPGFGYIITATFLPVIARHALPSGSAWPDLFWPMFGVALIVGALCAARLPSHWENRSLLAACYVLQAAGIVLGIVWPTAAGFALGSVLIGLPFTAITLFAMREARRLHGDRAAGLMGYATAAYGLGQIVGPLVAAPIAERTGSFSPALWLAAGALMLGAVGLVAVVVVGRRPRR from the coding sequence ATGACCGATTTCGCCTCCGCCTCGCTCGCCGACCGTTCCGAACCGCATGCCGCCCGGCGTGCCGCGCTCGGCTGCATGATCGCGCTCGCGGTGGTGCTCGGCATCGGGCGGTTCGCGTTCACGCCGTTGCTGCCGCTGATGCTGTCGGGCGGGATGCTCGATCTTCGACATGGCGGCTGGCTCGCGTCAGCGAACTACGCGGGCTATTTCCTCGGCGCGACGACGTGTGCGGCGCTGCGCATCGAGCACGCGAGGATGGTGCGTGCCGGCCTCGTGCTGACCGTGCTGCTGACGCTCGCGATGGGCGTGACCTCGTCGTTTGGTGTGTGGGTCGTCGTGCGTTTCGCGGCGGGCGTGGTCAGCGCGTGGACGTTCGTGTTCGCGTCGCAGTGGGGATTGCGGCGCCTGGCGACGCTCAATGCGAACGCGTGGGGCGGCGTGATCTACACGGGACCGGGCTTCGGCATCGCGGGCACGGGATTGCTCGCGGGGGCGGCGGCCGGGTACGGGGCGTCGGTGGGCTGGGCGGCGTTTGCGGCGATCGCGGCGGTGCTCACGGCGCTTGTGTGGCGTGTGTTCGTCGTGCCGTCGCGTGATGCGATTGCGCGCGTTTCCACAACGGCTGCAGCGACTCCGGTTCAGCGGATCAACGCAGCCGCCAGCGCCTCACCCGCGACTCATCGCGCCGACGCGTTCTGGCTCGTCGTGCTGTACGGCATTCCCGGCTTCGGCTACATCATCACGGCGACTTTTCTTCCGGTGATCGCGCGCCATGCGTTGCCGTCTGGGTCCGCATGGCCCGATCTGTTCTGGCCGATGTTCGGTGTCGCGCTGATCGTCGGTGCGTTGTGCGCCGCGCGGCTGCCGTCGCACTGGGAGAACCGTTCGCTGCTCGCCGCGTGCTATGTGTTGCAGGCGGCGGGGATCGTGCTCGGGATCGTATGGCCGACGGCGGCGGGCTTCGCGCTCGGCAGCGTGCTGATCGGATTGCCGTTCACCGCGATCACGCTGTTCGCGATGCGCGAGGCGCGTCGTCTGCATGGCGATCGCGCAGCCGGACTGATGGGCTATGCGACTGCCGCGTACGGCCTTGGTCAGATCGTCGGGCCGCTCGTCGCGGCGCCGATCGCGGAGCGCACTGGGTCGTTCTCTCCGGCTCTGTGGCTTGCGGCTGGGGCGTTGATGTTGGGGGCGGTTGGGCTTGTTGCGGTTGTGGTGGTTGGACGGCGGCCGCGACGCTAA
- a CDS encoding NUDIX domain-containing protein produces the protein MSDYQYCPRCAKPLSERADPEHEGGRVRRACPDDTCGYVHWNNPLPVVAAIVEYEGKILLARNAAWQEGMFALITGFLENGETPEQGIAREVLEETSLHAETVELIGVYEFIRKNELIIAYHVRAHGTIALSPELLEYRLVEPAKLRPWRAGTGQALGEWMRRRGLPFEFVERPGQ, from the coding sequence ATGAGCGATTACCAATACTGTCCCCGCTGTGCCAAGCCGCTTTCCGAGCGCGCGGATCCCGAACACGAAGGCGGCCGCGTGCGCCGCGCGTGTCCCGACGACACCTGCGGCTATGTCCACTGGAACAATCCGCTGCCGGTCGTCGCGGCGATCGTCGAGTACGAAGGCAAGATCCTGCTCGCGCGCAACGCCGCGTGGCAGGAGGGGATGTTCGCGCTGATCACCGGTTTTCTCGAGAACGGCGAGACGCCGGAGCAGGGCATCGCGCGCGAAGTGCTCGAAGAGACGTCGCTGCACGCGGAAACCGTCGAACTGATCGGCGTGTACGAATTCATCCGCAAGAACGAACTGATCATCGCGTACCACGTGCGCGCGCACGGCACGATCGCGCTGTCGCCTGAACTGCTCGAATACCGGCTCGTCGAACCGGCGAAGCTGCGGCCGTGGCGCGCGGGCACCGGTCAGGCGCTCGGCGAATGGATGCGCCGGCGTGGGCTGCCGTTCGAATTCGTCGAACGGCCGGGACAATAA
- a CDS encoding iron-containing alcohol dehydrogenase: MAYIYYLTHIHLGYDALAQLRAECARTGITRPLIVTDKGVVAAGLVERTLAALQLGDVPVFDDTPSNPTEAMVLAAAARYRDERCDGLIAVGGGSSIDLAKGVAIAATHTGTLTSYATIEGGSGRITEAAAPLIAIPTTAGTGSEVARGAIVILNDGRKLGFHSWHLLPKAAICDPGLTLGLPSSLTAATGMDAVAHCIETFLAPAFNPPADGIALDGLERAWTHIERATADGNDRDARLNMMSASMQGAMAFQKGLGCVHSLSHPLGGVPVNGRTSLHHGTLNAVVLPAVLRFNEHSETVVANHRYARMRHAMKLPEHADLAQALFDMTARLGLPTGLRQMGVEPAVFDKVIQGALADHCHKTNPREASADDYRRMLTESL; the protein is encoded by the coding sequence ATGGCGTACATCTACTACCTGACGCATATCCATCTGGGCTACGACGCGCTCGCGCAACTGCGCGCGGAGTGCGCGCGGACCGGCATCACGCGGCCGCTGATCGTCACCGACAAGGGTGTCGTCGCGGCCGGTCTCGTCGAGCGGACGCTCGCGGCGCTGCAACTCGGCGACGTGCCGGTGTTCGACGACACGCCGTCGAATCCGACCGAAGCGATGGTGCTCGCGGCCGCCGCGCGTTATCGCGACGAACGTTGCGACGGATTGATTGCGGTCGGCGGCGGTTCGTCGATCGATCTCGCGAAGGGCGTCGCGATCGCGGCGACACACACAGGGACGCTGACCAGTTACGCGACGATCGAGGGCGGCAGCGGCCGCATCACCGAAGCCGCCGCGCCGCTGATCGCGATTCCGACCACCGCCGGCACCGGCAGCGAAGTCGCGCGCGGCGCGATCGTGATCCTGAACGATGGGCGCAAGCTCGGCTTTCACTCGTGGCATCTGCTGCCGAAGGCGGCGATCTGCGATCCGGGGCTGACGCTCGGCCTGCCGTCGTCGTTGACCGCCGCGACCGGGATGGACGCGGTCGCGCATTGCATCGAGACGTTTCTCGCGCCCGCGTTCAATCCGCCTGCCGACGGCATCGCACTCGACGGCCTCGAACGCGCGTGGACGCACATCGAGCGCGCGACCGCCGACGGCAACGATCGCGACGCGCGCCTGAACATGATGAGCGCATCGATGCAGGGCGCGATGGCGTTCCAGAAGGGACTCGGCTGCGTGCATTCGCTGTCGCATCCGCTCGGCGGCGTGCCGGTGAACGGCCGCACGTCGTTGCATCACGGGACGCTGAACGCGGTCGTGCTGCCTGCCGTGCTTCGCTTCAACGAGCATTCGGAAACGGTGGTCGCGAACCATCGCTACGCGCGGATGCGTCATGCAATGAAGCTGCCCGAGCACGCCGATCTCGCGCAGGCGCTGTTCGACATGACCGCGCGTCTCGGCCTGCCGACCGGTCTGCGGCAGATGGGCGTCGAGCCGGCTGTGTTCGACAAGGTGATCCAGGGCGCGCTCGCCGATCACTGTCACAAGACCAATCCGCGCGAAGCGAGCGCCGACGATTATCGTCGGATGCTGACCGAATCGCTTTGA
- a CDS encoding acyl-CoA thioesterase, with amino-acid sequence MNKPAPALRAAYRHFLPITTRWMDNDVYGHVNNVVYYSYFDTVVNEYLIRAGVLDVEHGETIGLVVETQCNYFAPLVFPEKVEAGLSVVRLGSSSVRYEIGLFREGHTQPAAQGHFVHVYVDRATRRPVALPAELRAALLPLAVAGAGTSTAD; translated from the coding sequence ATGAACAAACCCGCTCCCGCGCTGCGCGCCGCGTACCGCCACTTCCTGCCGATCACCACGCGCTGGATGGACAACGACGTGTACGGCCACGTGAACAACGTCGTCTACTACAGCTACTTCGATACGGTTGTGAACGAGTATCTGATCCGCGCGGGCGTGCTCGACGTCGAGCATGGCGAGACGATCGGGCTGGTCGTCGAGACGCAGTGCAATTACTTCGCGCCGCTCGTGTTTCCCGAGAAGGTCGAGGCGGGGTTAAGCGTCGTGCGGCTCGGTTCGTCGAGCGTGCGCTACGAGATCGGACTCTTTCGCGAAGGGCATACGCAGCCCGCCGCGCAGGGACATTTCGTGCACGTCTACGTGGACCGCGCGACGCGTCGACCGGTCGCGCTGCCTGCCGAACTGCGAGCCGCGCTTCTGCCGCTTGCCGTGGCGGGCGCCGGCACCAGCACCGCTGACTGA
- a CDS encoding branched-chain amino acid ABC transporter permease encodes MQSLAINLLNGVSYGLLLFMLSAGLTLIFSMLGVLNFAHASFYMLGAYVGVTIAAKTGFWGALVFAPLVVGLAGAVFERVLLRRVRPHGHLAELLLTFGAAYLIGETVKLVWGLQALAAPVPHALDGALFTFDGAAFPRYRAFMMAVSLAMLAVLYAVLRVSKTGLIVRAALTHPEAVEALGHNVPRVFTFVFAAGTALAALAGVIGAPLFVIEPAMAESVGSIVFVVVVIGGLGSLGGALAASLLVGCVQTFAVASDVSLGGIAAALGQPMSSAWGGLTLAQLAPLIPYLLLVAMLALRPRGLFGRYQDDV; translated from the coding sequence ATGCAGTCGCTTGCGATCAACCTGCTGAACGGCGTCAGCTACGGGCTGCTGCTGTTCATGCTGTCGGCGGGACTGACGCTGATTTTCAGCATGCTCGGCGTGCTCAACTTCGCGCACGCGAGCTTCTACATGCTCGGCGCGTATGTCGGCGTGACGATCGCCGCGAAGACAGGCTTCTGGGGCGCGCTCGTGTTTGCGCCGCTTGTCGTCGGGCTTGCGGGTGCGGTGTTCGAGCGTGTGCTGTTGCGTCGCGTGCGTCCGCACGGCCATCTCGCCGAACTGCTGCTGACGTTCGGCGCCGCCTATCTGATCGGCGAAACGGTGAAGCTCGTCTGGGGCTTGCAGGCGCTTGCCGCGCCGGTGCCGCATGCGCTTGACGGTGCGCTCTTCACGTTCGACGGCGCCGCGTTTCCGCGTTATCGCGCGTTCATGATGGCGGTGTCGCTGGCGATGCTCGCGGTGCTGTACGCAGTGTTGCGCGTGTCGAAGACGGGGCTGATCGTGCGTGCCGCGCTGACGCATCCGGAGGCCGTCGAGGCGCTCGGTCACAACGTGCCGCGCGTGTTCACGTTCGTGTTCGCAGCGGGCACCGCGCTCGCGGCACTCGCCGGTGTGATCGGGGCACCGCTCTTCGTGATCGAGCCGGCGATGGCCGAATCGGTCGGCTCGATCGTGTTTGTCGTTGTCGTGATCGGCGGACTGGGGTCGCTCGGCGGTGCGCTGGCTGCGTCGCTGCTCGTGGGTTGTGTGCAGACGTTCGCGGTCGCGAGCGACGTGTCGTTGGGCGGCATCGCAGCGGCGCTCGGGCAACCGATGTCATCCGCGTGGGGCGGCCTGACGCTCGCGCAGCTGGCACCGCTGATTCCGTATCTGCTGCTCGTCGCGATGCTGGCGCTGCGGCCGCGCGGACTGTTCGGCCGGTATCAAGACGATGTCTGA
- a CDS encoding branched-chain amino acid ABC transporter permease — MGTSSQRVRITSRTPSLRSLAPWLALIVLLMVPLFVSSKSPNTWLLAYLAQTATMIVFALSYNILLGETGLLSLGHVVHAGLGALIAARLFNAFGVPLPVLPLAGGIGGALVGVLTGYVSTRRAGTAFAMITLGIGELIAAAAWTLPDWFGGEAGVAIDRASGPALGAWTFGPAREAYVLIAIWCVLACVAMFALSRTPFMRIANAVRDNPVRAAAIGCEPRRVRYASVVCAAFFAGVAGTLGLINVELVSTESVGMLRSGAVLIATVIGGTGAFFGPVAGAVVLTFFSVAVASVTRAWLFYLGLLFVAVVVGSPDGLAGFAARASARLTRYGWRTCVAPWLLGASAVCAWVAAIVVAVQWAYARQFGADDAGSNGALANWFPAGHADGTTPIDAHVATIAAVVVLLAAMGFVAARAARRRWASAEAMRVKREQEQGQGSALHVATTAAVAVAANVRESHDPAP; from the coding sequence ATCGGCACATCTTCCCAGCGCGTCCGTATCACCTCGCGCACACCCTCGCTACGCTCACTCGCACCCTGGCTCGCACTCATCGTGCTGCTGATGGTGCCTCTATTCGTATCGTCGAAATCCCCCAACACCTGGCTGCTCGCCTACCTCGCGCAAACCGCGACGATGATCGTGTTCGCGCTGTCGTACAACATCCTGCTCGGCGAAACGGGTTTGCTGTCGCTCGGTCACGTGGTGCATGCGGGACTCGGCGCGTTGATCGCCGCTCGTCTGTTCAACGCGTTTGGTGTGCCGCTGCCGGTGTTGCCACTCGCAGGCGGGATCGGCGGCGCGCTGGTAGGCGTGTTGACCGGCTACGTATCGACGCGTCGCGCGGGCACCGCGTTCGCGATGATCACGCTCGGCATCGGCGAGCTGATCGCCGCCGCCGCGTGGACGTTGCCCGACTGGTTCGGCGGCGAGGCGGGCGTCGCGATCGATCGCGCGAGCGGTCCCGCACTCGGCGCGTGGACCTTCGGCCCCGCGCGCGAAGCGTACGTGTTGATCGCCATATGGTGCGTGCTCGCGTGCGTCGCGATGTTCGCGCTGTCGCGTACGCCGTTCATGCGCATCGCGAACGCGGTGCGCGACAACCCGGTGCGCGCGGCGGCGATCGGTTGCGAGCCGCGACGCGTGCGCTACGCGAGCGTCGTGTGCGCAGCGTTCTTCGCGGGCGTCGCGGGGACGCTGGGACTGATCAACGTCGAACTCGTATCGACGGAAAGCGTCGGCATGCTGCGCTCCGGCGCCGTGCTGATCGCGACCGTGATCGGCGGGACCGGGGCGTTCTTTGGGCCGGTCGCGGGCGCGGTCGTGTTGACGTTCTTCAGCGTCGCGGTCGCGAGCGTCACGCGCGCGTGGCTGTTCTATCTCGGACTGCTGTTCGTCGCGGTCGTGGTCGGCTCGCCCGACGGTCTCGCCGGTTTCGCCGCGCGCGCGTCCGCGCGGCTTACGCGTTACGGCTGGCGCACGTGCGTCGCGCCGTGGCTGCTCGGCGCGAGCGCTGTGTGTGCGTGGGTCGCGGCGATCGTCGTCGCGGTGCAGTGGGCGTACGCGCGACAGTTCGGCGCTGACGATGCGGGTAGCAACGGAGCGCTCGCGAACTGGTTCCCGGCCGGTCACGCCGACGGCACGACGCCGATCGACGCGCACGTTGCAACGATCGCCGCAGTCGTTGTGCTGCTGGCGGCGATGGGCTTCGTCGCGGCGCGGGCTGCGCGACGTCGATGGGCGAGCGCGGAAGCGATGCGTGTGAAGCGGGAACAGGAACAGGGACAGGGTAGTGCGCTTCATGTCGCCACAACCGCAGCCGTAGCCGTAGCCGCCAACGTTCGCGAATCGCACGACCCCGCCCCATGA